A region of Catenibacterium mitsuokai DNA encodes the following proteins:
- a CDS encoding histidinol-phosphatase HisJ family protein translates to MRKIDYHMHTHFSGDSEASPREHIEQAIRMGLDEICFTDHRDFDYPIDTFDLDTDAYFMELSALKNEYVDRITIKIGVEVGLDMDHIDEINTFVAQCPFDYVIGSIHVIHHTEFYYGEFFKGKTKEEAHREFFEETLKCVQTFDCFNCLGHLDYIMRYGPYEDKRVEHELYQDIIDEILKTLIQKGKGIEVNTSGYALNKTCGFPNFDIVKRYKELGGTIITVGTDSHTSDRVGEHVEDVLKHYQKIGFDDVTTFTKRVKDN, encoded by the coding sequence ATGCGTAAGATTGATTATCATATGCATACGCATTTTAGTGGTGATAGTGAAGCAAGTCCTCGTGAACATATTGAACAGGCAATTAGAATGGGATTAGATGAAATATGTTTTACTGATCATCGTGATTTTGATTATCCTATTGATACATTTGATCTCGATACAGATGCATATTTCATGGAACTGAGTGCCTTGAAGAATGAATATGTAGATCGTATTACTATTAAGATTGGTGTTGAAGTTGGATTAGACATGGATCATATTGATGAAATCAACACTTTTGTAGCACAATGTCCTTTTGATTATGTTATTGGTTCTATTCATGTTATTCATCATACAGAATTCTATTATGGAGAATTCTTCAAGGGTAAAACAAAAGAAGAAGCACATAGAGAATTCTTTGAAGAAACATTAAAATGTGTACAGACATTTGACTGTTTCAACTGTTTAGGTCATTTAGACTATATTATGCGTTATGGTCCTTATGAAGATAAACGTGTAGAACATGAGTTATATCAGGATATTATTGATGAAATCTTAAAGACACTTATTCAAAAGGGTAAGGGTATTGAAGTCAATACATCAGGATATGCATTAAATAAGACATGTGGTTTTCCTAATTTTGATATTGTGAAGCGTTATAAAGAACTAGGTGGTACAATAATTACAGTGGGTACAGATTCTCATACAAGTGATCGTGTAGGAGAACATGTAGAAGATGTTTTAAAACATTATCAGAAAATTGGTTTTGACGATGTAACTACATTCACAAAAAGAGTGAAAGATAATTAA
- a CDS encoding UDP-N-acetylmuramoyl-L-alanyl-D-glutamate--2,6-diaminopimelate ligase, with product MKLEKLLNGFEYEIIGNKDVDITTLVYDSRKVEEGSLFVCMVGAAFNAHDFIDQVIEKGAHAIVISQDVSLKEGMTYIRVKDTRIALALLSCAYFNYPSKELKVVGITGTKGKTSSSLMIKSILEHAGKKVGIIGTNGTFIGDIHEPTANTTPESYELQRIMRKMVEHDCEYCVMEVSSQALKMNRVAGIEFDYGVFTNISPDHIGPNEHKDFAEYMACKKHLFDFCQVGLFNKDDEHFEEFTKDVPCKVLTYSIEKDSDLKALHIELYNENGELGITFDTKGLINASFKASMPGKFNAYNALVAIMICYLIDVPTKDIQNTLPQVHVLGRGQVMHVSPDYSVLIDYAHNGVSFESIISTVEQYNPNKLIVVYGSGGKRSKTRRYESGEVVAKHGGYSILTADNPRGEKIVDICKDIVVGIDKYHGEYTIIPDRKEAIYHALDMACKGDVVLLLGKGHETYMIGEDEVTRHFSETEVLEEYKKERGLNA from the coding sequence ATGAAATTAGAAAAGTTATTAAATGGTTTTGAATATGAAATCATTGGGAATAAAGATGTAGATATTACAACATTAGTCTATGATTCACGTAAGGTAGAAGAAGGCAGCTTATTTGTCTGTATGGTTGGTGCTGCTTTTAATGCACATGATTTTATTGATCAGGTGATTGAAAAGGGAGCTCATGCGATTGTGATTTCTCAGGATGTCTCTTTAAAAGAGGGAATGACTTATATTAGAGTCAAGGATACACGTATTGCGTTGGCTTTATTATCTTGTGCTTATTTTAATTATCCTAGTAAAGAATTAAAGGTTGTTGGTATTACAGGAACAAAGGGTAAGACGAGTTCTTCATTAATGATCAAGTCTATTCTAGAACATGCAGGTAAGAAAGTTGGTATTATTGGGACAAATGGTACTTTTATTGGAGATATCCATGAACCTACAGCCAATACAACGCCAGAATCTTATGAATTACAGCGTATCATGAGAAAGATGGTAGAACATGATTGTGAATATTGTGTTATGGAAGTATCAAGTCAGGCTTTAAAGATGAATCGTGTGGCTGGTATTGAATTTGATTATGGTGTCTTTACAAATATTTCACCTGATCATATCGGACCTAATGAACATAAGGATTTTGCAGAATATATGGCATGTAAGAAACATTTATTTGATTTCTGTCAGGTTGGTTTATTTAATAAGGATGATGAACATTTTGAAGAGTTCACAAAGGATGTTCCTTGCAAGGTATTAACATACAGCATTGAAAAAGACAGTGACCTTAAAGCTCTCCATATTGAACTTTATAATGAGAATGGTGAATTAGGTATTACTTTTGATACAAAGGGATTAATTAATGCCTCTTTTAAAGCTTCTATGCCAGGTAAGTTCAATGCTTATAATGCATTAGTCGCAATTATGATCTGTTATTTAATTGATGTCCCTACAAAGGATATACAAAATACATTACCACAGGTTCATGTATTAGGTAGAGGACAGGTTATGCATGTCTCACCTGATTATAGTGTATTAATCGATTATGCTCATAATGGTGTTTCTTTTGAAAGTATTATTTCTACTGTAGAACAATACAATCCTAATAAGTTAATTGTAGTTTATGGTAGTGGAGGAAAACGTTCTAAAACAAGAAGATATGAATCGGGTGAAGTAGTCGCAAAGCATGGTGGTTATTCTATCTTGACTGCAGATAACCCAAGAGGAGAAAAGATTGTAGATATCTGCAAGGACATCGTAGTGGGTATTGATAAGTATCATGGTGAATATACGATTATTCCTGATCGTAAAGAAGCCATCTATCATGCATTAGATATGGCTTGTAAGGGTGATGTTGTCTTATTACTTGGTAAAGGTCATGAAACTTATATGATTGGTGAAGATGAAGTGACACGCCATTTCTCTGAAACAGAAGTATTAGAGGAATATAAGAAGGAGCGTGGACTTAATGCGTAA
- the hisIE gene encoding bifunctional phosphoribosyl-AMP cyclohydrolase/phosphoribosyl-ATP diphosphatase HisIE — MKPDFEKMNGLVPAVVQDVKTKQVLMLAYVNEEAYEKMLETGDTWFYSRSRNKLWHKGEESGHFQHIKGLYLDCDLDTIVIYVEQVGAACHTGSYSCFFNEVIPYDNSDFAHELYDLIEDRKVHPVEKSYTNYLLNEGIDKICKKVGEEATETVIAAKNTSKEDLIGEIGDLYYHVLVLMNAYGLTVDDVLDKLKERHKVTGNKKVFHTRGEI; from the coding sequence ATGAAACCAGATTTTGAGAAAATGAATGGTCTTGTACCTGCTGTTGTACAGGATGTCAAGACTAAACAGGTATTAATGCTTGCTTATGTAAATGAAGAAGCCTATGAAAAGATGTTAGAAACAGGAGATACTTGGTTCTATTCACGTTCTAGAAATAAGCTATGGCATAAAGGTGAAGAATCAGGACATTTCCAGCATATTAAGGGTCTTTATTTAGATTGTGATTTAGATACAATCGTTATTTATGTAGAACAGGTAGGTGCTGCTTGTCATACAGGTTCTTATTCTTGCTTCTTTAATGAAGTAATTCCTTATGACAATAGTGATTTTGCGCATGAACTTTATGATCTTATTGAAGATAGAAAAGTGCATCCAGTAGAAAAGTCTTATACAAACTACTTATTAAATGAAGGTATTGATAAGATCTGTAAGAAGGTTGGAGAAGAAGCTACTGAAACAGTTATTGCAGCTAAGAATACATCTAAAGAAGATTTGATTGGTGAAATCGGTGATTTATATTATCATGTATTAGTCTTAATGAATGCCTATGGTTTAACTGTAGATGATGTTTTAGATAAATTAAAGGAAAGACATAAGGTGACAGGCAACAAAAAAGTATTCCATACAAGAGGAGAGATTTAA
- the hisF gene encoding imidazole glycerol phosphate synthase subunit HisF yields MLAKRIIPCLDIKDGKVVKGVNFVGLKDVGDPIELAKEYDRQSADEVVFLDITATYENRDIIKDLIQRGADELSIPLCVGGGIRTVEDFRMILAAGADKVSVNSAAVKNPNIIKEASDEFGVQCVVVAVDAKARDDHSGWDVYVAGGRTNTGLDLIEWVKKCESLGAGEILLTSMDADGTRDGFDIDMLKAVVAAVNIPVIASGGCGGKEDIVDVFKETDCDAALAASLFHFGEATVDEVKESCAQAGIPVRRNS; encoded by the coding sequence ATGCTGGCTAAAAGAATTATTCCCTGTCTAGATATTAAAGATGGGAAGGTTGTAAAAGGTGTTAATTTCGTTGGCCTGAAGGATGTTGGTGACCCAATTGAACTAGCAAAAGAATATGACCGTCAAAGTGCAGATGAAGTTGTCTTTCTAGACATTACTGCCACTTATGAAAATAGAGACATCATCAAGGACCTGATCCAAAGAGGGGCTGATGAACTTTCTATTCCACTATGTGTGGGTGGCGGTATTCGTACTGTCGAAGACTTTCGTATGATTCTTGCAGCGGGTGCAGATAAGGTATCTGTTAACTCAGCTGCAGTCAAGAATCCAAATATTATTAAGGAAGCCAGTGATGAGTTTGGTGTTCAATGTGTTGTTGTGGCAGTAGATGCGAAAGCACGTGATGATCATTCTGGATGGGATGTCTATGTCGCAGGTGGACGTACAAATACTGGACTCGATTTAATAGAGTGGGTTAAGAAATGTGAATCTCTTGGCGCAGGTGAAATACTTCTTACAAGTATGGATGCGGATGGAACAAGAGATGGATTTGATATCGATATGTTGAAGGCAGTAGTGGCAGCAGTCAATATTCCAGTTATCGCAAGTGGTGGCTGTGGTGGTAAAGAAGATATCGTTGATGTTTTTAAAGAAACAGACTGCGATGCTGCATTAGCTGCAAGTTTATTCCACTTTGGTGAAGCGACAGTGGATGAAGTTAAGGAATCCTGTGCACAGGCAGGTATTCCAGTAAGGAGAAATAGTTAA
- the hisA gene encoding 1-(5-phosphoribosyl)-5-[(5-phosphoribosylamino)methylideneamino]imidazole-4-carboxamide isomerase — protein sequence MLVIPAIDLKDGEAVRLYKGDYNKKVVYSSHPEELAAGFEKMGAKYLHVVDLDGAKDAHATNKETIKRIRAAISIPMELGGGIRDMDTVSMYLDEIGVDRVILGTAAIKNPAFLDEALKKYGPERIVVGVDVRDRKVSIAGWLETSDVDYLTFIHQLEERGVKYIVCTDISKDGTLTGPSFPLYEEIHANSKINFVVSGGVKDDEDVYEVNKRDYYACIVGKAYYEGRINLKEVIENAG from the coding sequence ATGTTAGTTATTCCAGCCATTGATTTAAAAGATGGAGAAGCAGTCCGTCTTTATAAGGGCGATTACAATAAGAAAGTTGTTTATTCATCACATCCTGAAGAATTAGCAGCAGGATTTGAGAAGATGGGTGCAAAGTATCTCCATGTAGTAGATCTAGATGGTGCAAAAGATGCCCATGCAACCAATAAAGAAACAATTAAAAGAATACGTGCTGCTATTTCTATTCCAATGGAATTAGGAGGAGGTATTCGTGATATGGATACAGTCTCTATGTATTTAGATGAGATTGGGGTAGATCGTGTGATTCTTGGTACGGCTGCAATTAAGAATCCTGCTTTTCTTGATGAAGCATTAAAAAAGTATGGACCAGAAAGAATAGTCGTAGGAGTAGATGTAAGAGATAGGAAGGTCAGTATTGCCGGCTGGCTTGAAACAAGTGATGTAGATTATCTGACATTTATTCATCAATTAGAAGAAAGAGGTGTGAAATATATAGTATGTACGGACATCTCTAAGGATGGTACTCTCACAGGACCTTCTTTCCCTCTTTATGAAGAAATACACGCTAATTCTAAGATTAACTTTGTAGTCTCTGGTGGTGTAAAAGATGATGAAGATGTCTATGAAGTAAATAAACGTGATTATTATGCCTGTATTGTAGGTAAGGCATATTATGAAGGGCGTATTAATCTAAAGGAGGTCATTGAAAATGCTGGCTAA
- the hisH gene encoding imidazole glycerol phosphate synthase subunit HisH, whose amino-acid sequence MIAIVDYHVGNLGSVTNACKRQGMDVVVTNDPEVIRQADGIILPGVGAFPAAMSNLEACHLVPVLNEVKDKGTPILGICIGMQLLFEEGSENGYTKGLGFLKGSVDKMEVDAKLPHMGWNQLVIKQSHSLLKYVEEGDYVYFVHSYSAHCPEDEIGAYVNYGGKKITAFVYKDNVMGTQFHPEKSGEIGKKILRAFKELVSC is encoded by the coding sequence ATGATTGCGATTGTTGATTATCATGTAGGAAATCTTGGATCAGTCACAAATGCCTGTAAAAGACAGGGCATGGATGTAGTTGTCACAAATGATCCTGAAGTTATTCGTCAGGCAGATGGCATTATTCTTCCTGGTGTTGGCGCATTTCCTGCAGCTATGAGTAATTTAGAAGCATGTCATCTTGTACCTGTACTTAATGAAGTAAAGGACAAGGGAACACCAATACTTGGTATTTGTATTGGGATGCAGCTTTTATTTGAAGAAGGCAGTGAGAATGGATATACAAAAGGATTAGGATTCTTAAAAGGTTCTGTCGATAAGATGGAAGTCGATGCAAAACTTCCACATATGGGATGGAACCAGTTAGTTATTAAACAGTCTCATTCTTTATTAAAGTATGTAGAAGAAGGCGATTATGTCTACTTTGTACATTCATATAGTGCTCATTGTCCAGAAGATGAGATTGGGGCTTATGTGAATTATGGTGGTAAGAAGATTACTGCTTTTGTATATAAAGATAATGTCATGGGTACGCAGTTCCACCCTGAAAAGAGTGGAGAGATTGGTAAGAAGATCTTACGTGCCTTTAAGGAGTTGGTATCATGTTAG
- the hisB gene encoding imidazoleglycerol-phosphate dehydratase HisB: protein MRQAEIERQTKETYVYVSLNIDGKGEADVDTGVGFMDHMLELLAFHGNFDLKVRCKGDLQVDSHHTVEDLGIVLGQCFNKALGDKRGITRYGHFTIPMDEALVTTDLDFSGRPYLVFNVELDNIHLGNYEVEMTEEFFRAFAYNCFMTLHINEHYGKNTHHIIEAIFKSMARAIKEAVTIDEAHKGQVVSSKGVL, encoded by the coding sequence ATGCGACAGGCAGAAATAGAAAGACAGACAAAAGAGACATATGTATATGTTTCTTTAAATATTGATGGTAAAGGAGAAGCAGATGTGGATACAGGTGTAGGGTTCATGGACCATATGCTTGAGCTTCTTGCTTTCCATGGTAATTTTGATTTAAAGGTGAGATGTAAGGGTGATCTACAGGTTGATTCTCATCATACTGTAGAAGACTTAGGGATTGTCTTAGGACAGTGCTTCAATAAGGCTTTAGGTGATAAGCGTGGTATTACCCGTTATGGTCATTTCACTATTCCTATGGATGAAGCACTTGTGACGACTGACTTAGATTTTAGTGGACGTCCTTATTTAGTTTTTAATGTGGAACTAGATAATATTCATCTAGGTAACTATGAAGTAGAAATGACAGAAGAATTCTTCCGTGCATTTGCCTATAACTGCTTCATGACTCTACATATTAATGAACATTATGGTAAGAATACACATCATATTATAGAGGCAATATTTAAATCTATGGCACGTGCCATCAAGGAGGCTGTCACAATTGATGAAGCCCATAAGGGGCAGGTAGTATCAAGTAAAGGGGTGTTATAA